From the genome of Camelus bactrianus isolate YW-2024 breed Bactrian camel chromosome 33, ASM4877302v1, whole genome shotgun sequence, one region includes:
- the EXPH5 gene encoding exophilin-5 isoform X3, with product MREGSSLTSWDTSLLEDEFFQVLDDLDSKLAQEQFPSSADTRTPLNYGSRTQSSPFYSSGNRQSSITGRHKNCYSDTSNMSIYDILRPRTPREGFKTFSPRTRTIYDMYRTREPRVLEEDYVQKSAFGSASLCFDSRERSALPATGYFTARSLHFPATTQTKCGFTPPSHKQSPKRTPLSSIIWNRPDSSRDRQNQEEFLRAPSPMEVDPADQYVYPRCFQEKRRYEFYRSQSVYPSVGLNVPMDNAMSPDPFENSENMPFYHEENSFTRPFSSNTFGRNREQRFRQSPFWGQQEEHYSWSGFHQSRKSFTSSDRDFEMISVEANSTRAGHGHRVPSQHWGSFSPSYRANISRDQEEPRAWQFDSQTSTLEGTEVSQGSRSQSAHFSTPDVCSMAGSSYHSKSGGLVSQQDCSPTEVLVNREPYSLGIAQTLAPSFRTSFPQNPDDRGDPRSPTFQNPSVTLQKIKPASLPTRSCMEVTVTNSDSADSPPVTESRPNILVTGVNNEKDLNESILQKDKQLNKMDQTDMVGEIRELVSQTVISTPFPDFQNPLSQDSAQSSRFVFNASNTVSSKRLPGVVSRRDGSKSHKANELKKEKSYTGDRKFASTISLPFIQDSRPSAFPSPDQGCHQELSVSDDDISSIIKNNHWSTDNQNAESPGKPAISDTKEEQCVTAYSANCSKSADHNMPRASSDLSSGTVPDSSPSNDSRLGALVIPSTTVFSRKFPSGKAPSLGEREEKENDCKNQNSQFSLSLSENPKSNDNRVPVDGVVDVVKGHSHLLCGDGKGKGKVRRHISYIEKLSKTESCSTPTSDRHRLEENQSHSKAPELHTVYCTLPRKSAGFLINSRKSESELAASSCRSEPLPFQTNQIVEDPAGKCTPNKFSPGSCESESKCCEIVSDSVSVAPEASEGTTGATNTGSASVRKGPLPVIIKRAASCPSGVPYPSAGREERGDTDASAITQRPWERLIRPLGSDSAVLGGSSSKRHHQKEYFQEGTEKNGKIAASRTGMFSHPNERPFPVSSDVSGKEGGKTLHKLKTTSVLSVSGDEDNVKCLEVVSIYYTLPRKHSKTFCNLLQKYTQSIESLTESTKVGTETSPKALEKDKLNYSTQEQPGTPSSKDLKMPVSSAQENSHCLSRTTEDMTASHSPSIGPSQPTLQAVASTEADASLHKEESQTREISPHNVAKTPPCDPQSKTEKGKKLQSETLRTSSMLQGENVTEEKSENCQLSIKSGNSGLSNLPAHSEEDVENSQILRRPGGCAGRGLAFTATGSLQKDVTGMAEGDGANGLQPWEAKGEIRTDFPKKPDKPLSGPESQASALTLALYELQLDEEACSGEQDLDSLQSEPRALTQQSQEVSMTEIKAEDELQILAWDQPSLPGGSNKNKTSLGDLEKGKNRSSAKHRLAAMSKASRKCPAKDLSPRRHVATIFPQSGNSSGFSTSPECHSLSPEPTLKSTESTDAHRLSNDGMTVEESENRPQVTISNREAATHLKNQKSNSILQPHHNELKNISELQAKCHENSNDITTAQILERESGALAQPTWISLREADFPDHQRRLNPPLQLGPIENSTVSIPLASCLQQQRSASSLEWEPEPQPYRSKSLKSINVHGDLLRKSHPPKVRGRHFSESVSIDNALSRLTLGGEFSSDNGYSRRFKSFSELPSSEEDERWALYSDRTKMGPRSATSISRPIDYGIFGKEQQLAFLENVKRSLTQGRLWKPSFLKNPGFLKDDIINPPNPTVPASSNSPSNQMPQEGLSPSAPLNIYEEDPVDSDCDTDTTTDDEYYLDENDKESEL from the exons ATGAGGGAGGGAAGCAGCCTGACTTCGTGGGATACTTCACTGTTAGAAGATGAATTTTTCCAAG TTTTAGATGATTTGGATAGCAAACTGGCTCAGGAACAATTTCCAAGCTCAGCGGATACCAGAACACCTCTCAACTATGGATCAAGAACACAGTCCAGTCCTTTTTACTCCAGTGGGAACAGACAAAGTAGTATCACAGGAAGGCACAAAAATTGCTACAGTGATACCTCTAATATGTCTATCTATGACATCTTAAGACCAAGAACCCCTAGGGAAGGTTTTAAAACCTTTTCTCCTAGAACAAGGACCATTTATGATATGTACAGGACAAGGGAGCCCAGAGTCTTAGAAGAAGATTACGTGCAAAAGAGTGCTTTTGGTAGTGCTTCTCTGTGTTTTGACAGCAGGGAACGATCAGCCTTGCCAGCTACAGGGTATTTCACAGCAAGAAGCTTACATTTTCCAGCCACAACTCAGACCAAGTGTGGGTTTACGCCACCAAGCCACAAGCAAAGCCCAAAGAGAACTCCTTTATCCTCTATCATATGGAATAGACCAGATTCTTCTAGAGATAGGCAGAACCAGGAAGAGTTCCTGAGGGCACCATCACCAATGGAAGTTGACCCTGCTGACCAGTATGTGTACCCCAGGTGTTTTCAAGAGAAGAGGAGGTATGAATTTTATCGTTCACAGAGTGTTTACCCAAGTGTTGGTTTAAATGTCCCCATGGATAATGCAATGAGTCCTGACCCATTTGAGAACTCAGAGAATATGCCATTCTACCATGAAGAGAACTCATTTACTAGGCCTTTCTCCAGCAATACCTTTGGACGAAACAGGGAACAGAGATTTAGACAAAGTCCTTTTTGGGGCCAACAGGAAGAGCATTATTCCTGGTCTGGATTTCATCAAAGCAGGAAATCATTCACTTCTTCTGACAGAGACTTTGAAATGATCTCCGTTGAAGCAAATAGTACACGGGCTGGTCATGGCCATCGTGTTCCTTCTCAACACTGGGGCTCATTTTCTCCCAGTTACAGAGCAAATATTTCCCGAGACCAGGAAGAGCCACGTGCCTGGCAGTTTGATTCTCAGACATCCACACTGGAGGGCACGGAGGTGTCCCAAGGTAGTAGGAGCCAGTCGGCTCATTTCAGCACCCCAGATGTTTGCTCCATGGCTGGTTCAAGCTATCATAGCAAATCTGGTGGGTTAGTGTCTCAACAGGACTGCTCTCCTACAGAAGTACTTGTAAACAGAGAACCTTACTCACTTGGCATTGCTCAGACTCTAGCACCCTCATTCAGAACTTCCTTTCCTCAGAATCCTGATGACAGAGGGGATCCTCGGAGTCCCACCTTTCAGAATCCCTCAGTCACTCTGCAGAAAATTAAGCCTGCGTCTCTCCCAACAAGAAGCTGTATGGAAGTCACTGTGACCAACAGTGATTCAGCGGACTCCCCACCTGTCACTGAAAGCCGTCCCAATATCTTGGTCACAGGAGTGAATAATGAGAAAGACCTGAATGAATCTATTTTGCAAAAGGATAAACAACTAAACAAGATGGATCAGACAGACATGGTGGGTGAAATACGCGAACTTGTTTCACAGACAGTGATTTCTACCCCTTTCCCTGATTTTCAAAATCCCCTCTCCCAGGACTCAGCCCAGAGTAGCAGATTTGTTTTTAACGCATCTAACACAGTAAGTTCAAAAAGGTTGCCTGGAGTCGTTTCCAGGAGAGATGGCTCCAAAAGTCATAAAGCCAACGAActaaaaaaagagaagagttaCACTGGGGACAGAAAATTTGCCTCCACCATTTCCCTTCCTTTCATTCAGGACAGCAGGCCATCAGCTTTTCCCAGCCCAGATCAAGGTTGTCACCAGGAATTATCAGTAAGTGATGACGATATTTCcagcattattaaaaataaccactGGAGTACTGATAATCAAAATGCAGAGTCTCCAGGAAAGCCTGCTATTTCAGATACCAAAGAAGAACAATGTGTCACAGCTTATTCTGCCAACTGTAGCAAGTCGGCTGACCACAATATGCCACGTGCTTCTTCAGATCTGTCCTCAGGTACAGTGCCAGATTCCTCGCCATCAAATGATTCTCGCCTTGGTGCTCTGGTGATTCCTTCTACTACAGTGTTCTCCCGGAAATTTCCTTCAGGCAAAGCTCCATCtctgggagaaagagaagaaaaagagaatgactGTAAGAACCAAAATAGTCAGTTTTCCCTGAGCCTCTCAGAAAACCCAAAGAGTAATGATAATCGTGTGCCTGTAGATGGAGTGGTGGATGTTGTCAAAGGCCACTCACACCTTCTTTGCGGGgatggaaagggaaaaggaaaagtgagACGACATATATCCTATATTGAAAAGTTAAGCAAAACAGAAAGTTGTTCAACACCCACAAGTGACCGCCATCGCCTGGAGGAGAACCAAAGCCATTCCAAGGCTCCTGAGCTTCACACAGTTTATTGCACCTTACCGAGAAAATCGGCCGGTTTTCTCATCAATAGCAGGAAGTCTGAAAGTGAGCTGGCGGCTTCTTCGTGTAGGAGTGAGCCACTTCCATTCCAGACCAACCAGATCGTGGAGGACCCAGCAGGGAAGTGCACGCCAAACAAATTCAGTCCCGGCTCTTGTGAGTCGGAAAGCAAATGTTGTGAAATAGTGTCAGACTCAGTCTCAGTGGCACCTGAAGCCTCAGAGGGGACGACAGGTGCGACGAACACTGGGTCTGCTTCTGTTAGAAAAGGACCACTTCCGGTCATCATCAAGAGAGCTGCGTCCTGCCCCTCGGGGGTACCGTACCCCTCagctgggagagaggagagaggagacacAGATGCTTCTGCCATAACACAAAGGCCTTGGGAGAGACTCATTCGCCCTCTGGGAAGTGACTCAGCTGTCCTGGGTGGTTCTTCAAGCAAAAGACACCACCAAAAGGAATACTTTCAAGAAGGCACTGAAAAGAACGGTAAAATTGCTGCCTCCAGAACAGGCATGTTTTCCCATCCAAATGAACGCCCTTTTCCTGTTTCCTCAGACGTGTCAGGAAAAGAAGGTGGGAAAACATTACATAAATTAAAGACTACTAGTGTACTTTCTGTTTCTGGTGATGAAGATAATGTGAAATGTCTTGAGGTGGTATCAATATATTATACTCTGCCGAGGAAGCACAGCAAAACATTCTGTAACCTTCTTCAAAAGTACACACAAAGCATCGAGTCACTTACAGAATCAACGAAAGTGGGGACTGAAACGTCACCTAAAGCTTTAGAAAAAGACAAACTAAATTACTCTACACAAGAGCAGCCAGGAACACCTTCATCTAAAGATCTGAAGATGCCGGTCAGCTCTGCTCAGGAGAACAGTCACTGTCTTTCTCGCACCACTGAAgacatgactgcttctcactcgCCAAGCATTGGACCCTCCCAACCTACATTACAGGCAGTGGCTTCCACTGAGGCAGATGCCTCTCTTCATAAAGAGGAATCTCAAACGAGAGAGATTTCCCCACACAACGTGGCTAAAACACCTCCCTGTGATCCACAAAGcaagacagagaaagggaaaaaattgcAAAGTGAAACCCTTCGTACGTCATCAATGCTTCAGGGGGAAAACGTTACGGAAGAGAAATCGGAAAATTGTCAGCTATCCATTAAATCAGGTAACAGTGGTCTTTCTAACCTCCCAGCCCATTCGGAAGAGGATGTTGAAAACTCCCAAATCCTAAGACGCCCTGGGGGGTGTGCAGGTCGTGGCCTAGCTTTTACAGCTACTGGCAGTCTTCAGAAAGATGTCACAGGCATGGCTGAGGGTGATGGTGCCAATGGACTGCAGCCTTGGGAAGCCAAAGGGGAAATTAGAACAGATTTCCCCAAAAAACCTGATAAACCACTTTCTGGCCCAGAAAGCCAAGCCTCTGCTCTTACTCTAGCCCTGTATGAACTGCAGCTTGATGAGGAAGCCTGTTCAGGCGAACAAGACTTAGACAGTCTGCAGTCTGAACCCAGAGCGCTAACTCAACAAAGTCAGGAGGTGAGTATGACAGAGATCAAGGCTGAAGATGAACTGCAGATACTGGCATGGGATCAGCCTtcacttcctggaggaagtaataaaaataaaaccagcttGGGTGACctagaaaaggggaaaaacagaTCTTCAGCTAAACACCGACTGGCAGCCATGTCCAAAGCAAGCAGAAAGTGTCCAGCTAAAGATTTAAGCCCCAGAAGACACGTGGCTACTATCTTTCCCCAAAGTGGGAACAGTTCTGGCTTCAGCACCTCACCAGAGTGCCACTCACTGTCCCCCGAGCCTACTTTAAAATCCACAGAATCAACAGATGCACACAGGTTGAGTAATGATGGAATGACTGTGGAAGAATCTGAGAACCGCCCCCAGGTTACTATCTCCAACAGAGAAGCTGCTACACACTTGAAGAATCAAAAGTCAAACAGCATTTTACAACCACATCACAACGAGTTAAAAAATATCTCAGAATTACAAGCAAAGTGCCATGAGAATTCTAACGATATAACCACAGCTCAGATTTTGGAAAGAGAGTCAGGAGCCCTGGCCCAACCCACATGGATCAGCCTCAGGGAAGCCGACTTCCCTGACCATCAGAGGAGGCTGAACCCTCCTCTTCAACTGGGGCCCATAGAGAACTCTACAGTGAGCATCCCACTGGCCAGCTGTCTGCAGCAACAAAGGAGCGCATCATCGCTGGAGTGGGAACCTGAGCCACAGCCCTACCGTTCAAAGAGTTTAAAAAGCATCAATGTACACGGTGATCTGCTGCGCAAAAGTCACCCTCCGAAAGTCAGGGGGCGCCACTTTTCTGAAAGCGTTTCTATTGACAATGCCCTGAGTCGACTGACCCTGGGGGGTGAATTCTCTAGCGACAATGGGTACAGTCGAAGATTCAAATCTTTTTCTGAACTTCCCTCCAGTGAGGAAGATGAAAGGTGGGCTTTGTACAGCGACAGGACAAAAATGGGTCCCAGGTCTGCAACATCTATATCCAGACCTATTGACTACGGGATTTTTGGGAAAGAGCAACAGCTGGCTTTCTTGGAGAATGTAAAGAGGTCACTCACACAAGGAAGGTTGTGGAAACCAAGTTTTCTCAAGAACCCTGGCTTCCTGAAAGACGATATAATTAACCCTCCTAACCCAACAGTGCCAGCAAGTTCAAATTCTCCTAGTAATCAGATGCCACAAGAGGGTTTATCTCCAAGCGCACCACTTAACATCTATGAAGAGGATCCAGTAGACTCAGACTGTGACACAGACACAACCACAGACGACGAATACTACCTGGATGAAAATGACAAGGAGTCAGAACTGTGA
- the EXPH5 gene encoding exophilin-5 isoform X1 → MTKIPQGFDFSFLNDEEARKILQVLERNEELQRAEKDRISKLQKTKRDIRWLQGVTGEWFEEIQRKKFCNEADVSQMLKQPLAYRLRKGMAENEPTELQTSRSKNTLNPRNPTSVPSGQSFRSSFASLFSFRKSRKETSKLQSLGQKGCDGHPPPVSVKGTTLQAKIHSSSPENQPVDASFVPKPAGMREGSSLTSWDTSLLEDEFFQVLDDLDSKLAQEQFPSSADTRTPLNYGSRTQSSPFYSSGNRQSSITGRHKNCYSDTSNMSIYDILRPRTPREGFKTFSPRTRTIYDMYRTREPRVLEEDYVQKSAFGSASLCFDSRERSALPATGYFTARSLHFPATTQTKCGFTPPSHKQSPKRTPLSSIIWNRPDSSRDRQNQEEFLRAPSPMEVDPADQYVYPRCFQEKRRYEFYRSQSVYPSVGLNVPMDNAMSPDPFENSENMPFYHEENSFTRPFSSNTFGRNREQRFRQSPFWGQQEEHYSWSGFHQSRKSFTSSDRDFEMISVEANSTRAGHGHRVPSQHWGSFSPSYRANISRDQEEPRAWQFDSQTSTLEGTEVSQGSRSQSAHFSTPDVCSMAGSSYHSKSGGLVSQQDCSPTEVLVNREPYSLGIAQTLAPSFRTSFPQNPDDRGDPRSPTFQNPSVTLQKIKPASLPTRSCMEVTVTNSDSADSPPVTESRPNILVTGVNNEKDLNESILQKDKQLNKMDQTDMVGEIRELVSQTVISTPFPDFQNPLSQDSAQSSRFVFNASNTVSSKRLPGVVSRRDGSKSHKANELKKEKSYTGDRKFASTISLPFIQDSRPSAFPSPDQGCHQELSVSDDDISSIIKNNHWSTDNQNAESPGKPAISDTKEEQCVTAYSANCSKSADHNMPRASSDLSSGTVPDSSPSNDSRLGALVIPSTTVFSRKFPSGKAPSLGEREEKENDCKNQNSQFSLSLSENPKSNDNRVPVDGVVDVVKGHSHLLCGDGKGKGKVRRHISYIEKLSKTESCSTPTSDRHRLEENQSHSKAPELHTVYCTLPRKSAGFLINSRKSESELAASSCRSEPLPFQTNQIVEDPAGKCTPNKFSPGSCESESKCCEIVSDSVSVAPEASEGTTGATNTGSASVRKGPLPVIIKRAASCPSGVPYPSAGREERGDTDASAITQRPWERLIRPLGSDSAVLGGSSSKRHHQKEYFQEGTEKNGKIAASRTGMFSHPNERPFPVSSDVSGKEGGKTLHKLKTTSVLSVSGDEDNVKCLEVVSIYYTLPRKHSKTFCNLLQKYTQSIESLTESTKVGTETSPKALEKDKLNYSTQEQPGTPSSKDLKMPVSSAQENSHCLSRTTEDMTASHSPSIGPSQPTLQAVASTEADASLHKEESQTREISPHNVAKTPPCDPQSKTEKGKKLQSETLRTSSMLQGENVTEEKSENCQLSIKSGNSGLSNLPAHSEEDVENSQILRRPGGCAGRGLAFTATGSLQKDVTGMAEGDGANGLQPWEAKGEIRTDFPKKPDKPLSGPESQASALTLALYELQLDEEACSGEQDLDSLQSEPRALTQQSQEVSMTEIKAEDELQILAWDQPSLPGGSNKNKTSLGDLEKGKNRSSAKHRLAAMSKASRKCPAKDLSPRRHVATIFPQSGNSSGFSTSPECHSLSPEPTLKSTESTDAHRLSNDGMTVEESENRPQVTISNREAATHLKNQKSNSILQPHHNELKNISELQAKCHENSNDITTAQILERESGALAQPTWISLREADFPDHQRRLNPPLQLGPIENSTVSIPLASCLQQQRSASSLEWEPEPQPYRSKSLKSINVHGDLLRKSHPPKVRGRHFSESVSIDNALSRLTLGGEFSSDNGYSRRFKSFSELPSSEEDERWALYSDRTKMGPRSATSISRPIDYGIFGKEQQLAFLENVKRSLTQGRLWKPSFLKNPGFLKDDIINPPNPTVPASSNSPSNQMPQEGLSPSAPLNIYEEDPVDSDCDTDTTTDDEYYLDENDKESEL, encoded by the exons CAAACTCCAGAAGACAAAGAGAGATATCAGATGGCTTCAAGGAGTGACTGGTGAATGGTTTgaagaaattcaaagaaaaaagttttgcAATGAAGCAGATGTTAGCCAAATGTTAAAGCAACCACTTGCTTACAGGCTGAGGAAGGGGATGGCAgaaaatg AGCCTACAGAATTACAAACATCAAGATCGAAAAATACCCTTAATCCAAGAAACCCAACATCCGTGCCTTCTGGGCAGAGCTTCAGATCATCGTTTGCTTCCCTGTTCTCATTCAGAAAATCCAGAAAGGAAACTTCAAAGCTTCAATCACTGGGACAGAAAGG ATGTGACGGCCACCCACCTCCTGTGTCTGTGAAGGGAACCACTTTG cagGCAAAAATACACAGTTCATCTCCAGAAAATCAACCCGTTGACGCTTCGTTTGTTCCCAAGCCAGCAGGTATGAGGGAGGGAAGCAGCCTGACTTCGTGGGATACTTCACTGTTAGAAGATGAATTTTTCCAAG TTTTAGATGATTTGGATAGCAAACTGGCTCAGGAACAATTTCCAAGCTCAGCGGATACCAGAACACCTCTCAACTATGGATCAAGAACACAGTCCAGTCCTTTTTACTCCAGTGGGAACAGACAAAGTAGTATCACAGGAAGGCACAAAAATTGCTACAGTGATACCTCTAATATGTCTATCTATGACATCTTAAGACCAAGAACCCCTAGGGAAGGTTTTAAAACCTTTTCTCCTAGAACAAGGACCATTTATGATATGTACAGGACAAGGGAGCCCAGAGTCTTAGAAGAAGATTACGTGCAAAAGAGTGCTTTTGGTAGTGCTTCTCTGTGTTTTGACAGCAGGGAACGATCAGCCTTGCCAGCTACAGGGTATTTCACAGCAAGAAGCTTACATTTTCCAGCCACAACTCAGACCAAGTGTGGGTTTACGCCACCAAGCCACAAGCAAAGCCCAAAGAGAACTCCTTTATCCTCTATCATATGGAATAGACCAGATTCTTCTAGAGATAGGCAGAACCAGGAAGAGTTCCTGAGGGCACCATCACCAATGGAAGTTGACCCTGCTGACCAGTATGTGTACCCCAGGTGTTTTCAAGAGAAGAGGAGGTATGAATTTTATCGTTCACAGAGTGTTTACCCAAGTGTTGGTTTAAATGTCCCCATGGATAATGCAATGAGTCCTGACCCATTTGAGAACTCAGAGAATATGCCATTCTACCATGAAGAGAACTCATTTACTAGGCCTTTCTCCAGCAATACCTTTGGACGAAACAGGGAACAGAGATTTAGACAAAGTCCTTTTTGGGGCCAACAGGAAGAGCATTATTCCTGGTCTGGATTTCATCAAAGCAGGAAATCATTCACTTCTTCTGACAGAGACTTTGAAATGATCTCCGTTGAAGCAAATAGTACACGGGCTGGTCATGGCCATCGTGTTCCTTCTCAACACTGGGGCTCATTTTCTCCCAGTTACAGAGCAAATATTTCCCGAGACCAGGAAGAGCCACGTGCCTGGCAGTTTGATTCTCAGACATCCACACTGGAGGGCACGGAGGTGTCCCAAGGTAGTAGGAGCCAGTCGGCTCATTTCAGCACCCCAGATGTTTGCTCCATGGCTGGTTCAAGCTATCATAGCAAATCTGGTGGGTTAGTGTCTCAACAGGACTGCTCTCCTACAGAAGTACTTGTAAACAGAGAACCTTACTCACTTGGCATTGCTCAGACTCTAGCACCCTCATTCAGAACTTCCTTTCCTCAGAATCCTGATGACAGAGGGGATCCTCGGAGTCCCACCTTTCAGAATCCCTCAGTCACTCTGCAGAAAATTAAGCCTGCGTCTCTCCCAACAAGAAGCTGTATGGAAGTCACTGTGACCAACAGTGATTCAGCGGACTCCCCACCTGTCACTGAAAGCCGTCCCAATATCTTGGTCACAGGAGTGAATAATGAGAAAGACCTGAATGAATCTATTTTGCAAAAGGATAAACAACTAAACAAGATGGATCAGACAGACATGGTGGGTGAAATACGCGAACTTGTTTCACAGACAGTGATTTCTACCCCTTTCCCTGATTTTCAAAATCCCCTCTCCCAGGACTCAGCCCAGAGTAGCAGATTTGTTTTTAACGCATCTAACACAGTAAGTTCAAAAAGGTTGCCTGGAGTCGTTTCCAGGAGAGATGGCTCCAAAAGTCATAAAGCCAACGAActaaaaaaagagaagagttaCACTGGGGACAGAAAATTTGCCTCCACCATTTCCCTTCCTTTCATTCAGGACAGCAGGCCATCAGCTTTTCCCAGCCCAGATCAAGGTTGTCACCAGGAATTATCAGTAAGTGATGACGATATTTCcagcattattaaaaataaccactGGAGTACTGATAATCAAAATGCAGAGTCTCCAGGAAAGCCTGCTATTTCAGATACCAAAGAAGAACAATGTGTCACAGCTTATTCTGCCAACTGTAGCAAGTCGGCTGACCACAATATGCCACGTGCTTCTTCAGATCTGTCCTCAGGTACAGTGCCAGATTCCTCGCCATCAAATGATTCTCGCCTTGGTGCTCTGGTGATTCCTTCTACTACAGTGTTCTCCCGGAAATTTCCTTCAGGCAAAGCTCCATCtctgggagaaagagaagaaaaagagaatgactGTAAGAACCAAAATAGTCAGTTTTCCCTGAGCCTCTCAGAAAACCCAAAGAGTAATGATAATCGTGTGCCTGTAGATGGAGTGGTGGATGTTGTCAAAGGCCACTCACACCTTCTTTGCGGGgatggaaagggaaaaggaaaagtgagACGACATATATCCTATATTGAAAAGTTAAGCAAAACAGAAAGTTGTTCAACACCCACAAGTGACCGCCATCGCCTGGAGGAGAACCAAAGCCATTCCAAGGCTCCTGAGCTTCACACAGTTTATTGCACCTTACCGAGAAAATCGGCCGGTTTTCTCATCAATAGCAGGAAGTCTGAAAGTGAGCTGGCGGCTTCTTCGTGTAGGAGTGAGCCACTTCCATTCCAGACCAACCAGATCGTGGAGGACCCAGCAGGGAAGTGCACGCCAAACAAATTCAGTCCCGGCTCTTGTGAGTCGGAAAGCAAATGTTGTGAAATAGTGTCAGACTCAGTCTCAGTGGCACCTGAAGCCTCAGAGGGGACGACAGGTGCGACGAACACTGGGTCTGCTTCTGTTAGAAAAGGACCACTTCCGGTCATCATCAAGAGAGCTGCGTCCTGCCCCTCGGGGGTACCGTACCCCTCagctgggagagaggagagaggagacacAGATGCTTCTGCCATAACACAAAGGCCTTGGGAGAGACTCATTCGCCCTCTGGGAAGTGACTCAGCTGTCCTGGGTGGTTCTTCAAGCAAAAGACACCACCAAAAGGAATACTTTCAAGAAGGCACTGAAAAGAACGGTAAAATTGCTGCCTCCAGAACAGGCATGTTTTCCCATCCAAATGAACGCCCTTTTCCTGTTTCCTCAGACGTGTCAGGAAAAGAAGGTGGGAAAACATTACATAAATTAAAGACTACTAGTGTACTTTCTGTTTCTGGTGATGAAGATAATGTGAAATGTCTTGAGGTGGTATCAATATATTATACTCTGCCGAGGAAGCACAGCAAAACATTCTGTAACCTTCTTCAAAAGTACACACAAAGCATCGAGTCACTTACAGAATCAACGAAAGTGGGGACTGAAACGTCACCTAAAGCTTTAGAAAAAGACAAACTAAATTACTCTACACAAGAGCAGCCAGGAACACCTTCATCTAAAGATCTGAAGATGCCGGTCAGCTCTGCTCAGGAGAACAGTCACTGTCTTTCTCGCACCACTGAAgacatgactgcttctcactcgCCAAGCATTGGACCCTCCCAACCTACATTACAGGCAGTGGCTTCCACTGAGGCAGATGCCTCTCTTCATAAAGAGGAATCTCAAACGAGAGAGATTTCCCCACACAACGTGGCTAAAACACCTCCCTGTGATCCACAAAGcaagacagagaaagggaaaaaattgcAAAGTGAAACCCTTCGTACGTCATCAATGCTTCAGGGGGAAAACGTTACGGAAGAGAAATCGGAAAATTGTCAGCTATCCATTAAATCAGGTAACAGTGGTCTTTCTAACCTCCCAGCCCATTCGGAAGAGGATGTTGAAAACTCCCAAATCCTAAGACGCCCTGGGGGGTGTGCAGGTCGTGGCCTAGCTTTTACAGCTACTGGCAGTCTTCAGAAAGATGTCACAGGCATGGCTGAGGGTGATGGTGCCAATGGACTGCAGCCTTGGGAAGCCAAAGGGGAAATTAGAACAGATTTCCCCAAAAAACCTGATAAACCACTTTCTGGCCCAGAAAGCCAAGCCTCTGCTCTTACTCTAGCCCTGTATGAACTGCAGCTTGATGAGGAAGCCTGTTCAGGCGAACAAGACTTAGACAGTCTGCAGTCTGAACCCAGAGCGCTAACTCAACAAAGTCAGGAGGTGAGTATGACAGAGATCAAGGCTGAAGATGAACTGCAGATACTGGCATGGGATCAGCCTtcacttcctggaggaagtaataaaaataaaaccagcttGGGTGACctagaaaaggggaaaaacagaTCTTCAGCTAAACACCGACTGGCAGCCATGTCCAAAGCAAGCAGAAAGTGTCCAGCTAAAGATTTAAGCCCCAGAAGACACGTGGCTACTATCTTTCCCCAAAGTGGGAACAGTTCTGGCTTCAGCACCTCACCAGAGTGCCACTCACTGTCCCCCGAGCCTACTTTAAAATCCACAGAATCAACAGATGCACACAGGTTGAGTAATGATGGAATGACTGTGGAAGAATCTGAGAACCGCCCCCAGGTTACTATCTCCAACAGAGAAGCTGCTACACACTTGAAGAATCAAAAGTCAAACAGCATTTTACAACCACATCACAACGAGTTAAAAAATATCTCAGAATTACAAGCAAAGTGCCATGAGAATTCTAACGATATAACCACAGCTCAGATTTTGGAAAGAGAGTCAGGAGCCCTGGCCCAACCCACATGGATCAGCCTCAGGGAAGCCGACTTCCCTGACCATCAGAGGAGGCTGAACCCTCCTCTTCAACTGGGGCCCATAGAGAACTCTACAGTGAGCATCCCACTGGCCAGCTGTCTGCAGCAACAAAGGAGCGCATCATCGCTGGAGTGGGAACCTGAGCCACAGCCCTACCGTTCAAAGAGTTTAAAAAGCATCAATGTACACGGTGATCTGCTGCGCAAAAGTCACCCTCCGAAAGTCAGGGGGCGCCACTTTTCTGAAAGCGTTTCTATTGACAATGCCCTGAGTCGACTGACCCTGGGGGGTGAATTCTCTAGCGACAATGGGTACAGTCGAAGATTCAAATCTTTTTCTGAACTTCCCTCCAGTGAGGAAGATGAAAGGTGGGCTTTGTACAGCGACAGGACAAAAATGGGTCCCAGGTCTGCAACATCTATATCCAGACCTATTGACTACGGGATTTTTGGGAAAGAGCAACAGCTGGCTTTCTTGGAGAATGTAAAGAGGTCACTCACACAAGGAAGGTTGTGGAAACCAAGTTTTCTCAAGAACCCTGGCTTCCTGAAAGACGATATAATTAACCCTCCTAACCCAACAGTGCCAGCAAGTTCAAATTCTCCTAGTAATCAGATGCCACAAGAGGGTTTATCTCCAAGCGCACCACTTAACATCTATGAAGAGGATCCAGTAGACTCAGACTGTGACACAGACACAACCACAGACGACGAATACTACCTGGATGAAAATGACAAGGAGTCAGAACTGTGA